A single region of the Arthrobacter sp. zg-Y820 genome encodes:
- a CDS encoding HAD-IIA family hydrolase, whose translation MANTPLIAGYDAVLSDLDGVVYAGPHAIPGAVEALQRLEGAGVQLAYVTNNASRSSETVAAHLRELGAPATAETVFGSAQAGAELLAGQVPAGATVLVIGSAWLTEQVLEQGLVPVRSADDRPDAVIQGFDPGLGWKHLAEAAFAVERGAKWVATNTDMSIPQARGIAPGNGTLVAAVAAATGRTPLVAGKPEAPLFLTAASHLGASTPLVVGDRLDTDILGGNNAGFATALVLTGVDSPQTALAARTRERPTYLVENLDAFYAPYPEIEARDGVFACGTATARVLGNTVEISGDRSDLDSWRAACAAWWNARPVAETASAPELSWTVTPGG comes from the coding sequence ATGGCCAACACACCGCTGATTGCCGGGTACGACGCAGTCCTGTCCGATCTGGACGGCGTCGTGTACGCCGGCCCGCACGCCATCCCAGGAGCCGTTGAGGCCCTGCAGCGCCTTGAAGGCGCCGGCGTGCAGCTGGCTTACGTCACCAACAACGCGTCGCGCTCCTCCGAAACGGTGGCAGCGCATCTGCGCGAGCTGGGGGCCCCGGCAACAGCGGAAACCGTGTTTGGCTCGGCCCAGGCCGGTGCTGAACTGCTGGCCGGCCAGGTGCCGGCCGGCGCCACGGTCCTGGTGATTGGCAGCGCCTGGCTGACCGAGCAGGTCCTGGAACAGGGGCTGGTACCGGTGCGCTCCGCCGATGACCGGCCCGACGCCGTGATCCAGGGTTTCGATCCCGGGCTCGGCTGGAAACACCTGGCCGAGGCGGCCTTCGCCGTGGAACGCGGTGCCAAATGGGTTGCCACGAACACCGACATGTCCATTCCACAGGCCCGGGGGATCGCCCCGGGAAACGGAACGCTGGTGGCCGCCGTTGCGGCGGCCACCGGCAGGACACCGTTGGTGGCGGGAAAGCCCGAGGCCCCGCTGTTCCTGACGGCGGCGAGCCATTTGGGCGCCTCAACACCGCTCGTGGTCGGTGACCGCCTGGATACCGACATCCTCGGCGGCAACAACGCCGGTTTCGCGACGGCACTGGTGCTCACCGGCGTCGACAGTCCGCAGACAGCGCTGGCCGCCCGCACCCGGGAACGGCCGACGTACCTCGTGGAAAACCTCGACGCCTTCTATGCTCCCTATCCGGAAATCGAAGCCCGCGACGGCGTTTTCGCCTGCGGGACCGCCACTGCCCGCGTCTTGGGCAACACGGTGGAGATTTCCGGAGACCGCAGTGATCTGGACAGCTGGCGCGCTGCCTGTGCGGCCTGGTGGAACGCCCGGCCGGTCGCCGAAACGGCCTCCGCACCCGAGCTCAGCTGGACTGTCACCCCCGGCGGATAA
- a CDS encoding TlyA family RNA methyltransferase yields MVARLDQELVARGLARSRTHAAKLIAAGRVARAGAVLGKASASVSAEDPLSVLDDGVPDYVSRAGHKLAGALDAFPQVQPEGLRCLDAGASTGGFTDVLLRRGAERVVAVDVGHDQLVDALRVDPRVDVHEGLNVRYLVPEAIGGPVDLTVADLSFISLTLVLAPLAAATRPGGSLLLMVKPQFEVGREKLEKAGVVMDPQKHRLAVTRVVSAAMAENLRVAGLARSPLPGQNGNVEFFLWLQVAAADQQPAALPADAQAEARRLVEEAFDGFDGAGPDSVTDRFAGETRTGETDRRKLTTED; encoded by the coding sequence ATCGTGGCAAGACTAGACCAGGAACTGGTGGCCAGGGGACTGGCGCGCTCCCGGACCCACGCGGCCAAGCTCATCGCGGCGGGCCGGGTGGCCAGAGCGGGTGCCGTGCTGGGCAAGGCTTCGGCCTCGGTCAGCGCAGAAGATCCCCTCTCAGTGCTCGACGACGGCGTCCCCGACTATGTCAGCCGTGCCGGCCATAAGCTGGCCGGCGCCCTTGACGCGTTTCCGCAGGTTCAGCCCGAAGGGCTGCGCTGCCTCGATGCCGGAGCCTCCACCGGCGGTTTCACGGACGTCCTGCTGCGGCGCGGTGCCGAGCGCGTGGTGGCTGTCGACGTCGGCCACGACCAATTGGTGGACGCCCTGCGCGTTGACCCGCGGGTCGATGTGCACGAAGGCTTGAACGTCCGGTATCTGGTGCCCGAGGCGATCGGGGGACCGGTGGACCTGACCGTCGCCGACCTCTCGTTCATTTCCCTCACCTTGGTGCTTGCTCCGCTGGCCGCAGCGACGCGCCCGGGCGGCAGTCTGCTGCTCATGGTCAAGCCGCAGTTTGAAGTGGGCCGTGAGAAGCTGGAGAAGGCTGGCGTCGTCATGGATCCGCAAAAGCACCGGCTGGCAGTGACCCGCGTGGTCTCTGCCGCCATGGCGGAGAACCTTCGGGTGGCCGGCCTGGCCCGCAGTCCGCTGCCGGGGCAGAACGGCAACGTGGAGTTTTTCCTGTGGCTGCAGGTCGCGGCCGCTGACCAACAGCCGGCCGCGCTGCCCGCCGATGCACAGGCTGAGGCCCGCCGTTTGGTGGAAGAGGCCTTTGACGGGTTTGATGGAGCCGGACCGGACTCGGTTACTGATCGGTTTGCGGGCGAGACACGCACCGGAGAAACTGACCGCAGGAAACTGACGACAGAAGACTGA
- a CDS encoding NAD kinase, translating to MSRRILVLAHTGRQAAMTAAQEACTQLHASGLIPVMRRRDLEDIQAVYGVLTAPTEILDEDVDLAGVDLGMVLGGDGTILRAAELVRGTDVPLLGVNLGHVGFLAESEREDLAQTVHWVVERAYTVEERMTIDVKVWFENRMIANTWALNEAAIEKSDRQRMLEVVVEVDARPISSFGCDGVVLATPTGSTAYSFSAGGPVVWPEVEALLITPISAHALFARPLVVAPTSILAVEILTRTDAAGVLWCDGRRSVELPPGARIEVTRSTIPVRLARTHATPFSERLVRKFQLPTQGWRGPVGTPGEHSASVELTRRTADSGGLAT from the coding sequence ATGAGCAGACGGATACTTGTGCTGGCCCACACCGGCCGGCAGGCTGCCATGACTGCCGCCCAGGAAGCCTGCACGCAGCTGCACGCCTCCGGCCTGATCCCGGTCATGCGGCGGCGGGATTTGGAAGACATCCAGGCCGTCTACGGTGTCCTCACCGCACCCACCGAAATCCTCGATGAAGACGTTGACCTGGCCGGCGTCGACCTGGGCATGGTCCTGGGCGGCGACGGCACTATCCTGCGGGCCGCCGAGCTGGTCCGCGGCACCGACGTCCCGCTGCTCGGCGTGAATCTGGGACACGTTGGATTCCTGGCCGAAAGTGAGCGCGAAGACCTGGCCCAGACCGTGCACTGGGTCGTGGAGCGGGCCTACACGGTCGAAGAACGCATGACGATCGACGTCAAAGTCTGGTTTGAAAACCGGATGATCGCCAACACCTGGGCGCTGAATGAAGCGGCCATCGAAAAGTCGGACCGGCAGCGGATGCTCGAAGTCGTGGTGGAAGTGGACGCCCGGCCGATCAGTTCCTTCGGCTGCGACGGCGTTGTCCTGGCCACACCCACCGGCTCCACTGCCTATTCCTTCTCCGCCGGAGGCCCCGTGGTCTGGCCCGAGGTCGAGGCACTCCTGATCACCCCGATCAGCGCACACGCCCTCTTCGCCCGCCCCCTCGTGGTCGCACCCACCTCCATCCTGGCGGTCGAAATCCTGACCCGGACGGATGCCGCCGGCGTGCTCTGGTGCGACGGCCGGCGCAGCGTCGAACTGCCGCCGGGCGCCCGCATCGAGGTGACGCGCTCCACCATCCCCGTCCGCCTGGCCCGAACGCATGCCACGCCGTTCTCCGAACGCCTGGTCCGCAAATTCCAGCTCCCCACCCAGGGCTGGCGCGGACCCGTCGGCACCCCGGGGGAACACTCAGCGAGTGTGGAACTCACCCGCCGGACGGCAGACAGCGGAGGGCTGGCCACATGA
- the recN gene encoding DNA repair protein RecN, with the protein MIEEIRIRDLGVITDATLELGPGFTVVTGETGAGKTMVITALGMLLGARTDAGAVRTGAKAALAEALVRLPPHNPAVTRAEDAGAELETYDGVTELMLARTVNAAGRSRAHVGGRSAPVGVLAEVGQHLVAVHGQSDQLRLKSTAAQREALDKYAGPALASVLSSYQTDFARWRSAVTELSTLRDQARERLREAEYLTASLEEIDALELLPGEDEILKTEATRLNNFEELRTAAVGAHSALIAGDFSDGSDATSLVDSAKRQLELAGEHDPALADSAKRLAEVGYILADIATELASYSASLDGEGPERLAEVESRRAEISALTRKFAPSVDEVLEWAETSRVRLAELGDDGTRIEALETEISELQATLTAAAADLTKLRTEAAAELARRVSDELSALAMADAHLLIEVTPVEELSVHGADAISFLLQPHPGAPARPLGKGASGGELSRVMLAIEVVLAAVDPVPTFIFDEVDSGVGGKAAVEIGRRLAMLAKHVQVIVVTHLPQVASFADHHIRVIKMSATGENGTGVTASDVTVLDDAERIKELARMLAGQEDSESARAHAVELLAAAGHPPHE; encoded by the coding sequence ATGATCGAAGAGATCCGCATCCGCGACCTCGGCGTCATCACTGACGCCACGCTGGAACTCGGCCCCGGATTCACGGTGGTTACGGGTGAGACGGGCGCCGGAAAGACAATGGTGATCACCGCCCTGGGCATGCTTCTGGGCGCCCGGACCGACGCCGGAGCGGTGCGCACCGGCGCCAAAGCGGCCCTCGCCGAAGCTCTGGTGCGCCTGCCGCCGCACAACCCCGCAGTGACTCGGGCCGAAGACGCCGGCGCGGAACTGGAAACGTACGACGGCGTCACCGAGCTGATGCTCGCCCGCACCGTCAACGCCGCCGGGCGCAGCCGTGCCCACGTGGGCGGACGATCCGCTCCGGTGGGCGTGCTGGCCGAGGTCGGCCAGCATCTGGTGGCGGTGCACGGACAGTCGGATCAGCTCCGGCTCAAGAGCACGGCCGCGCAGCGTGAAGCCCTGGACAAGTACGCCGGCCCTGCCCTTGCCTCCGTCCTGTCCTCCTACCAGACGGACTTCGCCCGCTGGCGGTCCGCCGTCACCGAACTCTCCACCCTGCGCGACCAGGCCCGGGAACGCCTGCGCGAAGCCGAGTACCTCACGGCCTCGCTGGAGGAAATCGATGCCCTCGAGCTGCTGCCGGGGGAGGACGAGATCCTCAAGACCGAAGCCACCCGGCTGAACAACTTCGAGGAACTGCGCACCGCGGCCGTGGGCGCGCACTCGGCATTGATTGCCGGAGACTTCTCCGACGGTTCCGACGCCACCTCGCTGGTGGACAGCGCCAAGCGGCAGCTGGAACTGGCCGGAGAACACGACCCCGCCCTGGCCGATTCCGCCAAGCGGCTGGCCGAAGTCGGCTACATCCTTGCGGACATTGCCACCGAACTGGCCAGCTACAGCGCCTCCCTGGACGGCGAAGGCCCGGAACGGCTCGCCGAAGTCGAGTCCCGGCGGGCTGAGATCTCCGCCCTGACCCGCAAGTTCGCCCCCTCCGTGGACGAGGTCCTGGAATGGGCGGAAACGAGCCGCGTCCGGCTGGCGGAGCTGGGGGATGACGGCACCCGCATCGAGGCACTCGAAACGGAAATCTCGGAGCTGCAGGCCACACTGACCGCGGCCGCAGCGGACCTGACCAAACTGCGGACCGAAGCGGCGGCGGAACTCGCCCGGCGGGTGAGCGACGAGCTGTCGGCACTGGCGATGGCCGATGCTCACCTGCTCATCGAGGTCACTCCCGTCGAGGAGCTCAGCGTGCACGGAGCGGACGCCATTTCGTTCCTCCTCCAGCCGCACCCCGGCGCGCCGGCCCGCCCGCTGGGCAAGGGCGCCTCCGGCGGCGAGCTGTCCCGGGTGATGCTGGCAATCGAGGTGGTGCTGGCCGCGGTGGACCCCGTGCCGACGTTCATCTTCGACGAAGTGGACTCCGGCGTCGGCGGAAAGGCCGCCGTCGAAATCGGCCGCCGCCTGGCCATGCTGGCCAAGCACGTCCAGGTGATAGTGGTCACCCACCTTCCGCAGGTGGCATCTTTTGCCGACCATCACATCCGGGTTATCAAGATGTCCGCAACGGGGGAAAATGGAACCGGCGTCACCGCCAGCGACGTCACCGTCCTGGACGACGCGGAGCGGATCAAGGAACTTGCCAGGATGCTCGCGGGCCAGGAAGACTCCGAGTCCGCCCGGGCACACGCCGTTGAACTCCTGGCCGCGGCGGGACACCCGCCGCATGAATAA
- a CDS encoding CTP synthase, protein MIGSNSVVQRSNSRFPKSSSTTKHIFVTGGVASSLGKGLTASSLGHLLRSRGIAVTMQKLDPYLNVDPGTMNPFQHGEVFVTDDGAETDLDIGHYERFLDESLDGSANVTTGQVYSTVIAKERRGEYLGDTVQVIPHITDEIKRRMRLPSEAKKTPDVIITEIGGTVGDIESQPFLEAARQVRQDIGRNNVFFLHVSLVPYIGPSQELKTKPTQHSVAALRSIGIQPDAIVIRSDRPVPDAMRAKIGRMCDVDVDAVVGCPDAPSIYDIPKTLHSQGLDAYIVQHLDLKFKDVNWTKWDKLLEVVHNPKHHVDIALVGKYVDLPDAYLSVTEALRAGGFANKTKVNIRWVPSDECATPEGAAAALAGADAICVPGGFGIRGLEGKLGALTYARENMVPTLGLCLGLQCMVIEYARNVVGLEGASSSEFEPDTKYPVIATMSEQKQIVSGEGDMGGTMRLGLWDAKLEEGSVVAKTYGKTAVAERHRHRYEVNNEYRDQIAEAGLSFSGTTVDGGLVEFVELPADVHPYYVSTQAHPELSSRPTRPHPLFAGLVKAALARQNGKG, encoded by the coding sequence GTGATAGGCTCGAACTCCGTGGTGCAGCGATCAAATTCCAGGTTTCCCAAGTCGTCTTCTACGACAAAACACATCTTCGTCACCGGTGGCGTGGCGTCCTCACTCGGTAAGGGACTGACAGCGTCAAGTCTCGGCCATCTGTTGAGGTCGCGCGGCATAGCGGTGACCATGCAGAAGCTCGATCCCTATCTCAACGTGGATCCGGGCACGATGAACCCCTTCCAGCACGGCGAAGTCTTCGTTACCGACGACGGCGCCGAGACTGACCTCGACATCGGCCATTACGAGCGGTTCCTTGACGAGAGCCTCGACGGCTCCGCCAACGTCACCACCGGCCAGGTCTATTCCACGGTCATCGCCAAGGAACGCCGCGGCGAATACCTCGGCGACACCGTCCAGGTCATTCCGCACATCACCGACGAGATCAAGCGCCGGATGCGCCTGCCCTCCGAGGCGAAGAAGACCCCCGATGTCATCATCACCGAGATCGGCGGCACGGTTGGCGACATCGAGTCCCAGCCCTTCCTGGAAGCCGCACGCCAGGTGCGCCAGGACATTGGCCGCAACAACGTCTTCTTCCTGCACGTCTCGCTGGTTCCGTACATCGGCCCGTCCCAGGAACTGAAGACCAAGCCGACGCAGCACTCAGTGGCCGCCCTGCGGTCCATCGGCATCCAGCCCGACGCCATCGTCATCCGCTCGGACCGCCCGGTGCCGGATGCCATGCGCGCCAAGATCGGCCGCATGTGCGACGTCGATGTGGACGCCGTCGTGGGCTGCCCGGACGCCCCGAGCATTTACGACATCCCCAAGACGCTTCACTCCCAGGGCCTGGACGCGTACATCGTCCAGCACCTGGACCTGAAGTTCAAGGACGTCAACTGGACCAAGTGGGACAAGCTCCTCGAAGTTGTCCACAACCCCAAGCACCATGTCGACATTGCCCTGGTGGGCAAGTACGTGGACCTGCCCGACGCCTACCTTTCCGTCACGGAAGCACTGCGCGCCGGCGGTTTCGCCAACAAGACCAAGGTCAACATCCGCTGGGTGCCCTCGGACGAGTGCGCCACGCCGGAAGGTGCCGCAGCGGCACTGGCCGGCGCCGACGCCATCTGCGTTCCCGGCGGCTTCGGCATCCGCGGCCTGGAAGGCAAGCTTGGCGCCCTGACGTACGCCCGGGAAAACATGGTGCCCACCCTGGGCCTGTGCCTCGGACTGCAGTGCATGGTCATCGAGTACGCCCGCAACGTGGTGGGTCTGGAAGGTGCGTCCTCCTCGGAGTTCGAGCCGGACACCAAGTACCCGGTCATCGCCACCATGTCTGAGCAGAAGCAGATTGTCTCCGGCGAAGGCGACATGGGCGGCACCATGCGCCTGGGCCTGTGGGACGCCAAGCTCGAAGAGGGCTCCGTGGTGGCCAAGACGTACGGCAAGACGGCTGTGGCCGAACGCCACCGTCACCGCTACGAGGTCAACAACGAGTACCGCGACCAGATCGCCGAGGCGGGCCTGTCCTTCTCCGGCACCACGGTCGACGGCGGACTGGTGGAGTTCGTTGAGCTTCCGGCCGACGTACACCCGTACTACGTCTCCACGCAGGCGCACCCGGAGCTCAGCTCCCGCCCGACGCGCCCGCACCCGCTCTTCGCCGGTTTGGTGAAGGCCGCCCTGGCACGCCAGAACGGCAAGGGCTAA
- a CDS encoding NUDIX hydrolase, giving the protein MSEARGFADEQSPRRLLSSSVEYTGRVWDVVSEKFSLTDDGEPLVRDFVRHPGAVAILALNDAGQVLLINQYRHPVRMTLWEIPAGLLDIDGEDFQVGAARELAEEADIQAAEWNVLTDLFLSPGSSREALRIYLARGITWIPEADRHERTHEEAEIRTMWVDLDDAVAAALEGRMHSPSAVAGVLAAAAARPSGYANLRPADAPWPEHHSQHSTWPQGPVL; this is encoded by the coding sequence ATGAGCGAGGCCAGAGGGTTCGCCGACGAACAGAGTCCCCGCCGCCTGTTGAGTTCCTCCGTGGAATACACCGGGCGGGTCTGGGACGTGGTCAGTGAGAAGTTCTCCCTGACCGACGACGGCGAACCCCTGGTCCGCGACTTCGTCCGCCACCCCGGGGCGGTCGCCATCCTGGCCCTGAACGACGCCGGCCAGGTGCTGCTGATCAACCAGTACCGGCATCCGGTGCGGATGACCCTCTGGGAAATCCCCGCCGGACTGCTGGACATCGACGGCGAGGACTTCCAGGTCGGCGCCGCCCGGGAGCTGGCCGAGGAGGCCGACATCCAGGCCGCCGAGTGGAACGTCCTCACCGACCTGTTCCTCTCGCCCGGCTCGTCCCGGGAGGCTCTGCGCATCTACCTCGCACGCGGTATTACCTGGATCCCCGAGGCCGACCGGCACGAACGCACCCATGAGGAAGCGGAAATCCGCACCATGTGGGTAGATCTCGACGACGCAGTGGCAGCCGCCCTTGAGGGCCGGATGCACAGCCCCTCGGCCGTGGCCGGAGTCCTGGCCGCAGCAGCGGCCCGCCCGTCCGGCTATGCCAACCTGCGCCCGGCGGACGCACCCTGGCCCGAACACCACTCCCAGCACTCCACTTGGCCGCAGGGCCCCGTTCTTTAG
- the xerD gene encoding site-specific tyrosine recombinase XerD, with the protein MRATAVGRAIGGYLQHMAVERGLAVNTLDAYRRDLLRYARFLTSRGVDDVGRISRHDVTAFAQSIVEGSDGASALSVRSAARTVVAVRGLHKFWALEGLATADPAADVHPPLPGKRLPKAISVNEVTRILEAISTETPTGLRDRALLEFLYSTGARISEAVGLDIDDLSLERIPANGPDVVRLFGKGSKERLVPLGSYAARALDEYLVRGRPAASVKGKGTPALFLNARGGRLSRQSAWTILKNAAEKAQIGRDVSPHTLRHSFATHLLEGGADVRVVQELLGHASVTTTQVYTLVTAETLREVYAAAHPRAL; encoded by the coding sequence CTGCGCGCCACCGCCGTCGGCCGTGCCATCGGCGGCTACCTGCAGCACATGGCAGTGGAACGGGGCCTGGCCGTCAACACGCTGGATGCCTACCGCCGCGACCTGCTGCGGTACGCCCGGTTCCTGACCTCCCGCGGCGTCGACGACGTCGGCCGCATCTCCCGGCACGATGTGACAGCCTTCGCCCAGTCGATCGTGGAGGGCTCAGACGGCGCCTCCGCGCTGAGCGTGCGCTCGGCAGCCCGCACCGTGGTTGCCGTCCGCGGGCTGCACAAGTTCTGGGCGCTGGAGGGCCTGGCCACCGCCGACCCGGCCGCCGACGTCCATCCGCCGCTGCCGGGCAAACGGCTGCCCAAGGCGATCAGCGTCAATGAGGTCACCCGGATCCTGGAGGCGATCTCCACTGAGACCCCCACCGGGCTGCGGGACCGGGCACTGCTGGAATTCCTCTACTCCACCGGGGCCCGCATCAGCGAGGCCGTCGGCCTGGACATCGATGACCTGTCCCTGGAACGGATCCCCGCCAACGGCCCCGACGTGGTGCGGCTCTTCGGCAAGGGCTCCAAGGAACGCCTGGTGCCGCTGGGCTCCTACGCCGCCCGCGCACTGGACGAGTACCTGGTCCGCGGCCGGCCGGCAGCCTCCGTGAAGGGCAAGGGAACGCCCGCACTGTTCCTGAACGCCCGCGGCGGCCGGCTCAGCCGGCAAAGCGCTTGGACCATCCTGAAAAACGCCGCGGAAAAGGCACAGATCGGCCGGGACGTGTCCCCGCACACGCTGCGGCACTCCTTCGCCACGCACCTGCTGGAGGGCGGGGCCGACGTCCGCGTGGTGCAGGAGCTGCTCGGCCACGCCTCGGTGACCACCACCCAGGTCTACACCCTGGTGACCGCCGAAACCCTGCGCGAGGTCTACGCCGCCGCGCATCCGCGGGCACTGTGA
- a CDS encoding 8-oxo-dGTP diphosphatase encodes MTPGAFGPGEPAGEHAPPRAVPVVLCFLLRETQQRGAEVLMGLKQTGFGIGRIVTLGGHVEPGETPEQAAVREVFEESGVTVAEADLEQAGTIEFIFPARPEWDMSTVVYRARTWMGEPAPSSEIVPVWYPVNEVPYPQMWPDSAHWMPEVLAGRAFDVVVTLADDNESVAGIVFS; translated from the coding sequence GTGACGCCGGGCGCCTTCGGGCCCGGCGAACCGGCCGGCGAACACGCGCCGCCTCGCGCCGTGCCCGTGGTCCTGTGCTTCCTGCTGCGTGAAACCCAGCAGCGCGGCGCGGAAGTCCTGATGGGGCTGAAGCAGACCGGCTTCGGAATTGGCCGGATCGTCACCCTCGGCGGGCATGTGGAGCCGGGGGAGACCCCGGAGCAGGCGGCCGTGCGCGAAGTCTTCGAGGAATCCGGGGTCACCGTGGCTGAAGCCGACCTGGAGCAGGCCGGAACCATCGAGTTCATCTTTCCGGCCCGCCCGGAGTGGGACATGTCCACGGTGGTCTACCGGGCGCGCACCTGGATGGGCGAGCCGGCGCCGTCGTCGGAAATCGTTCCGGTCTGGTACCCGGTAAACGAGGTGCCGTATCCGCAGATGTGGCCGGATTCGGCGCACTGGATGCCGGAGGTGCTCGCCGGGCGGGCCTTTGACGTTGTCGTCACCCTGGCCGACGACAACGAAAGCGTCGCCGGCATCGTCTTTTCCTGA
- a CDS encoding bifunctional 2-methylcitrate synthase/citrate synthase — protein sequence MTDEQIHKGLAGVLVDTTKVSKVNPDTNSLLYRGYPVQELAAHCSFEEVAYLLWNGELPTADELAEFTDGERNQRALSPELKAVIDALPLTCHPMDVCRTAASVLGAEHAQADDSSRQANMEKSVSLFAAMPAVVAYDQRRRRGEDVVEPRDDLGYSANFLWMTFGEEAAPEVVEAFNVSMILYAEHSFNASTFTARVITSTLADLHSAVTGAIGALKGPLHGGANEAVMHTFAEITSSAGEGDVAEHAAGWLDAALADKKKIMGFGHRVYKNGDSRVPTMKASLDKMVKHYDRPDLGELYTALESAMGERKNILPNLDYPAGPAYHLMGFDTPTFTPLFVAARITGWTAHIMEQLEANSLIRPLSAYDGPEERHLG from the coding sequence ATGACAGATGAGCAGATCCACAAGGGACTGGCCGGTGTCCTTGTTGACACGACCAAGGTCTCCAAGGTCAATCCGGACACCAACTCGCTGCTCTACCGCGGTTACCCGGTCCAGGAGCTGGCGGCACACTGCAGCTTCGAAGAGGTGGCCTACCTGCTGTGGAACGGCGAGCTGCCCACCGCCGACGAGCTGGCGGAGTTCACCGACGGCGAGCGGAACCAGCGTGCGCTCTCCCCCGAGCTGAAGGCCGTCATCGACGCCCTGCCGCTGACCTGCCACCCGATGGATGTCTGCCGCACGGCAGCGTCGGTGCTGGGTGCGGAGCATGCCCAGGCGGATGACTCCTCCCGGCAGGCGAACATGGAAAAGTCGGTCAGCCTGTTCGCCGCCATGCCCGCCGTCGTCGCCTACGACCAGCGCCGCCGGCGCGGCGAGGACGTGGTGGAGCCCCGCGATGATCTGGGCTACTCCGCGAACTTCCTCTGGATGACGTTCGGCGAGGAAGCAGCCCCCGAGGTCGTGGAGGCGTTCAACGTCTCGATGATCCTGTACGCGGAGCACTCCTTCAACGCCTCCACGTTCACGGCCCGCGTGATCACTTCCACGCTCGCGGACCTGCACTCGGCGGTGACCGGCGCCATCGGCGCACTCAAGGGGCCGCTCCACGGCGGCGCCAATGAGGCGGTCATGCACACGTTTGCGGAGATCACCTCAAGCGCCGGCGAGGGCGACGTCGCCGAGCACGCCGCGGGGTGGCTGGACGCCGCACTGGCGGACAAGAAGAAGATCATGGGCTTCGGCCACCGCGTGTACAAGAACGGCGACTCGCGGGTGCCGACCATGAAGGCCTCCCTGGACAAGATGGTCAAGCACTACGACCGTCCGGACCTGGGCGAGCTCTATACCGCGCTGGAGTCGGCCATGGGTGAGCGGAAGAACATTCTGCCCAACCTGGACTACCCCGCCGGTCCGGCCTACCACCTGATGGGCTTTGACACGCCCACCTTCACTCCGCTGTTCGTGGCCGCCCGGATCACCGGCTGGACCGCGCACATCATGGAGCAGCTGGAAGCCAACTCCCTGATCCGCCCCCTCAGCGCCTACGACGGCCCGGAGGAACGGCACCTGGGCTAA
- the prpB gene encoding methylisocitrate lyase, whose translation MLYSSVTPEAKRIAFRKGLASGTLQQYPGAFNPLSARLIEEKGFDGVYISGAVLANDLGLPDIGLTTLTEVATRAGQIARMTDLPAIVDADTGFGEPMNVARSIQELENAGLAGCHIEDQFNPKRCGHLDGKNVVDLDTATKRIRAAADARRDSNFLIMARTDIRAVDGLEAAQDRARALVDAGADAIFPEAMKSLEEFAAMRAAVDVPILANMTEFGKSDLFSYDELASVGVNMVIYPVTLLRSAMGAAERTLDTIKAKGTQQEDVPNMLTRARLYDLVDYEAYNRFDTSVFNFQIPGQH comes from the coding sequence ATGCTGTACTCCTCCGTAACCCCCGAGGCCAAGCGCATCGCCTTCCGCAAGGGCCTGGCCTCCGGCACGCTCCAGCAGTACCCGGGTGCGTTCAACCCGCTTTCGGCCCGCCTGATCGAGGAAAAAGGGTTCGACGGCGTGTACATCTCCGGCGCGGTCCTCGCCAATGACCTCGGCCTGCCGGACATCGGCCTGACCACCCTGACCGAGGTCGCCACCCGCGCCGGGCAGATCGCCCGGATGACCGACCTGCCGGCCATCGTCGACGCCGACACCGGCTTCGGCGAGCCGATGAACGTCGCGCGCTCCATCCAGGAACTCGAAAACGCCGGCCTGGCCGGCTGCCACATCGAGGACCAGTTCAATCCCAAGCGCTGCGGCCACCTCGACGGCAAGAACGTGGTGGACCTGGACACGGCCACCAAGCGGATCCGCGCCGCCGCCGACGCCCGCCGCGACTCGAACTTCCTGATCATGGCCCGCACCGACATCCGCGCCGTGGACGGCCTCGAAGCCGCCCAGGACCGGGCCCGGGCACTGGTCGACGCCGGGGCGGACGCGATCTTCCCCGAGGCCATGAAGTCGCTGGAGGAATTCGCCGCGATGCGTGCCGCCGTCGACGTGCCGATCCTGGCCAACATGACCGAGTTCGGCAAGAGCGACCTCTTCAGCTACGACGAGCTGGCGTCAGTGGGCGTGAACATGGTGATCTACCCGGTCACCCTGCTGCGCAGCGCGATGGGCGCCGCCGAGCGCACCCTGGACACGATCAAGGCCAAGGGCACCCAGCAGGAGGATGTCCCGAATATGCTCACGCGTGCACGTTTGTACGATCTGGTGGATTATGAAGCCTATAACCGCTTCGACACGTCGGTATTCAACTTCCAGATCCCGGGCCAGCACTAG